Below is a genomic region from Salinirussus salinus.
TTGTTGGTGTCTTCGCCGCTGCCGGTGACGAAGGCGACGTGCTCGGCCTCCAGGTCGTAGCGGGCGGCCATCGCCACCGTCAGCTCGCGGTTCTTGCAGTGGTGGGTCATGACAGCCAGGCGCGGCATCAGTTCCCGGCGGGCGGTCCCCGTCGAGACGCCGTTCGTGGCCGCGACCTGTCTGGCGACGTAGTCACGCGTGTCCCGCGTCCCCCGCGTCCGGCCCAGCTTCGACCAGTAACTGGGCGGGCCGTAGCGGGTCCACCCGCCCTTGGGTTCGCGGCGGGCGGCCGCCACGCCGGCTGTCATGTTGTCGCCGGCGTACCGCCAGAAGCTGTAGTTCTGGGTGGCTCGCACCCGCCCGAGCCAGCGGTCGGCGTTCGCCAGGAAGCCGTAGGCCGCCGCCAGTTCCTCGCCCGCGTAGTCCTTGGGCATGTTGTCCTCGACCCAGTTGATGAGGTCGTCGGGCGTCTCGTCGACGTCGTAGGACGCCTCCAGAGCCTCCTGTGGCCCGGCCTCCTTGATCACGAGGTCGAGGAAGTCGAACACGCCCTCGGTGGTGTCCCGTTCGCCGGTCACCACGTCCTCGGCCGCGAGTCGGTCCCGGCCCTCCGCCAGCGCCTGGAGGTCGTTGACCGCCCCGCGGAGGTCGCCGCTGTTCTGCTGGGCGAGCGTCTCCAGGGCCTCGCTCTCGAACTCGATCCCCTCCTTCCGGCAGATGTCCCGCAGCACGGGGACGATCGACCGCGCGGAGACCGGCCGGAACTCGACCTCCCGGCAGGCCGACCGGAGGGTGTTCGACATCTCGTAGTAGTCGTTTGCGATCAGGACGACCGGCTGGCTGGCCTCCTTCACGAGCTCCGTGATCGCGCGGGTCCCGCCGCGGTCGACGTTGCCGTGGAGGTTGTCGGCCTCGTCCATCACCACCAGCCGTCGGCCGGTCCCACCAGCGGTCAGCGTCCCCGACTTCGCGGCCTCGCCCGCGACCCGCTCGACGACGTCCGCGGTCCGGGAGTCCGAGGCGTTGAGCTCGATGGTCGGCCACCCCATGTCCGCCGCGAGCGCGTGGGCCGCGGAGGTCTTCCCCACGCCCGGCGGGCCGTGCAACACGGCGGCCTCGCGGTGCTGGTCCCAGGTCTCGGCCCACTCCCGGAGTTCGTCGCGGGCGGTGTCGTTACCCCGGAGCTCCGAGAGCGAGGACGGCCGGTACTTCTCCGTCCAGTCGGTCATTGCCCCCCCTTGGCGCGAACTCCGTTTAGGGGTTGCGGAGGGGTCACAGCCACACGCCCAGCGGAACCGAGCGGCGGTCCGGTCGCGGCTCTCCGGCGGGTCGTACAGAAGGCTTTTCACCGCGTTTCCGCAGACCCCACACATGGACGAAGTGTTAGAGATATTTGAGTTCGACTTCGGCGAACTGGTCGAGGGAGGGCTCCAGGCGCTGCTCGCGGGGCTGCTCCTGCTTTTGGGTGTTGTCGTGATGCTGGCCTCGCTGGTGGTCGACGGCGTGTTCCTGTGGGGCGCACTCCTGTTCGTCGGTGGCCTCGTCGCAGGAGTGTTCGCGGTCGCGAGCTTCTTTGATACCTTCTTCTGACGGATACCATCCGTCTCGCGGCGCCGGCGGGTCCCGGCCCGAGGTTCGCTCGTCGGTACGTCGGGACCGCCTACCGTCGGCTGTCGCCCGCCCGCAGGTGGTACTCGTGGGGCCGCTCCTGAACCGAGTGCGGCTCCGTTCCGGGACTGCCACGTGGTTTAACCGTGCGCCGCCGCTACGGCTGCCATGTCATCCCGAACAACGCTCGGGTGGTCGCTGCTCTCGTCGGGCGTCGTGACACTCGGTCTCACGCTCCTGCCGGGGGACGACCTCTGGTGGGGTGTCGGTCTCTGCCTCCTCGGGCTCGCGGTCTTCTACACCGGTCGGAACCGGGGGCTCTGAGCAGGCCGGCGACCCCTGCCGGGTCGGAGGCCGCCCGTCCCGCGCTCAGAGCCGGAGCGGGTGGGATTTTTAATCGGACCGGGTCTGGTCGGTCCCATGCGAAAGACCAACGAGGGAGACCTCGACTGGACCGAGTACGACCACGAGGGCGGCGAGACGGTGTTCCGGCGCAAGCAGCTGGCCGACGCCGTCGGTGCCGAGGACATCGGCTGCAGCCTCTACGAACTCCCGGCGGGCAAACGGTCCTGGCCCTACCACTACCACACCGCGAACGAAGAGGCCATCTACGTGCTGGCGGGTGCGGGGGTCCTCCGGGCGGAAGACGGCGAGCACGACATAGTCGCAGGTGACTACGTGACCCTGCCGGCCGACGAGTCGGGTGGCCACCGCGTGGTCAACGACGGCGACGAGGAGCTGCGGTATCTCGCCGTCTCGACGATGCGCGAACCGGACGTGACGATGTACCCCGAGATGGACAAGGTCGGCGTGTTCGTCGGCGCGCCGCCGGGCGGCCGCAGCGGGCGGGACTTCCAGGCCTATTTCCCCGAGAACGCCGGGGTCGAGTACTGGGAGGAGTGAGGGCGTCGGGTCCGTCCCGCGGCCAGCGGCGGTCGGCAGGCTGACAGGTGGGTGACGGACGTATCACCTCAGGATAACTACTTGCCCGTCCGGTCCCTACGCGGGGTATGAGCGACGTACCCGTCGACGACGAGCTTCCGGATAGCCCGATGCACACCACCGGCACCGACCACATCACCATCTGGGGATCCAACGCCGAGTCCGTCCTGGACTTCTACCGCGACCTGCTGGGGATGCGAGTCGTGCTCCGCCAGCCCAACCTCGACGACCCCGACCAGACCCACCTGTTCCTCGATACGGGCGACGGCCGGATCA
It encodes:
- a CDS encoding replication factor C large subunit → MTDWTEKYRPSSLSELRGNDTARDELREWAETWDQHREAAVLHGPPGVGKTSAAHALAADMGWPTIELNASDSRTADVVERVAGEAAKSGTLTAGGTGRRLVVMDEADNLHGNVDRGGTRAITELVKEASQPVVLIANDYYEMSNTLRSACREVEFRPVSARSIVPVLRDICRKEGIEFESEALETLAQQNSGDLRGAVNDLQALAEGRDRLAAEDVVTGERDTTEGVFDFLDLVIKEAGPQEALEASYDVDETPDDLINWVEDNMPKDYAGEELAAAYGFLANADRWLGRVRATQNYSFWRYAGDNMTAGVAAARREPKGGWTRYGPPSYWSKLGRTRGTRDTRDYVARQVAATNGVSTGTARRELMPRLAVMTHHCKNRELTVAMAARYDLEAEHVAFVTGSGEDTNKVQSIVEDAQRLREEAAVEGSEGAFEGGSAGGRPGEDPDAETGTDAGPSGGGSDGGPSSGDAGVAEGAEPAADERNGEAGDEGDEQAGLSDFM
- a CDS encoding cupin domain-containing protein — its product is MRKTNEGDLDWTEYDHEGGETVFRRKQLADAVGAEDIGCSLYELPAGKRSWPYHYHTANEEAIYVLAGAGVLRAEDGEHDIVAGDYVTLPADESGGHRVVNDGDEELRYLAVSTMREPDVTMYPEMDKVGVFVGAPPGGRSGRDFQAYFPENAGVEYWEE